The Kitasatospora setae KM-6054 genome contains a region encoding:
- a CDS encoding ATP-binding protein: MATVELRFSALPEHVRTARLVAAAVARRAGVDESVLDELRLAVGEACSRAVALHQRNGVGGAVRVALTEQEKRFLIEVADEAGPAHAAGAAATAGDPEDEDALGLAVITGLVEDVEVGNGSDGGVIRMSWPVTPVSVTV; encoded by the coding sequence ATGGCAACCGTCGAACTTCGATTCAGCGCGCTTCCCGAGCACGTGCGCACCGCCCGGCTGGTGGCAGCCGCGGTGGCCAGACGGGCCGGGGTGGACGAGTCGGTGCTCGACGAGTTGCGCCTTGCCGTCGGCGAGGCCTGCTCGCGCGCGGTCGCGCTGCACCAGCGCAACGGCGTGGGCGGTGCCGTCCGGGTGGCGCTGACCGAGCAGGAGAAGCGGTTCCTCATCGAGGTCGCCGACGAGGCCGGGCCGGCGCACGCCGCCGGTGCCGCCGCGACGGCCGGGGACCCGGAGGACGAGGACGCGCTCGGCCTCGCGGTGATCACCGGACTGGTCGAGGATGTCGAGGTCGGCAACGGCTCCGACGGCGGCGTGATCCGGATGAGCTGGCCGGTCACCCCGGTGTCCGTCACCGTCTGA
- a CDS encoding DUF3592 domain-containing protein yields METPTTLVGGAVLTVFGSALLLWCAVELRLRHHLRRRGVPATAQVVADPDSVGAMDGSPLLSYPVEAPGSSVGAGSGTVHELRPVFGEAEPHWLVLARPRGNTPLRRPVRLAPGAAVQVAYDPRRPDRVVLAAHEELPSLPADLFWALLATSALAGGLTLLAVGLR; encoded by the coding sequence GTGGAGACGCCGACGACGCTGGTGGGCGGGGCGGTCCTGACGGTCTTCGGGAGCGCGCTGCTGCTCTGGTGCGCCGTGGAACTGCGCCTTCGCCACCACCTGCGGCGGCGTGGCGTGCCCGCCACCGCGCAGGTGGTGGCCGACCCGGACTCCGTCGGCGCGATGGACGGCAGCCCGCTGCTGTCGTACCCGGTGGAGGCGCCGGGCAGTTCGGTCGGCGCCGGTTCCGGGACGGTGCACGAACTGCGTCCGGTCTTCGGCGAGGCCGAGCCGCACTGGTTGGTGCTGGCCCGGCCGCGCGGCAACACGCCGTTGCGGCGACCGGTCCGGCTGGCCCCGGGCGCGGCCGTCCAGGTCGCCTACGACCCGCGCCGCCCGGACCGGGTGGTGCTGGCCGCGCACGAGGAACTGCCCTCGCTGCCGGCCGACCTGTTCTGGGCGCTGCTCGCCACGTCCGCGCTGGCCGGCGGCCTGACGCTGCTGGCGGTCGGGCTGCGCTGA
- a CDS encoding DUF7059 domain-containing protein, translating into MTNSPALDADRIAEFREALLRASFTADGLLDLLGPTAYAALARSEAVPALRATRGGSPLETLVRLFLLQRAVPRAAAAAALPADGLLDGLLADGWLSVEGDGEGAELRATVDVRPYADEVAGLPSADAWVVSDLGCAVGGAGGIGSGRTAAGVERRDLVLGVGGASTTLANLTVRRPVREVLDLGSGSGVQALHAARHAQRVTATDLNPRALHFTRLTAALSGFERVETAEGSLYEPVGDRRFDLIVSNPPFVISPAGRFTYRDGGMAGDELCRSVVRGAAAHLEPGGYCQLLANWQHVKGEDWRDRLAGWVAGTGLDAWVVQREVQDVAQYAELWLRDGGDHRGEEYTARYEEWLDGFEAAGVEAVGFGWITLRASGAAEPVVRIEEWPHPVEQPLGPHIEEWFARQDFLRAHDDAGLLAARYLLADEVVQEQIGDPGSEDPEHVVLRHNRGMRRATKVDTVGAGFVGVCDGTLAAGEIVDAIAQLLGEDPAELRERVPESLRLLTEQGFVEPVR; encoded by the coding sequence GTGACGAACAGCCCCGCTCTTGACGCCGACCGGATCGCGGAGTTCCGCGAGGCGCTGCTGCGTGCCTCCTTCACCGCTGACGGACTGCTGGACCTGCTCGGCCCGACCGCGTACGCGGCGCTGGCCCGCAGCGAGGCCGTCCCCGCGCTGCGGGCGACCCGCGGCGGCTCGCCGCTGGAGACCCTGGTGCGGCTGTTCCTGCTGCAGCGGGCCGTGCCCCGGGCCGCGGCCGCCGCCGCGCTGCCGGCCGACGGCCTGCTCGACGGGCTGCTCGCCGACGGCTGGCTGAGCGTCGAGGGCGACGGCGAGGGTGCCGAGCTGCGCGCCACCGTGGACGTGCGGCCGTACGCCGACGAGGTCGCCGGGCTGCCCAGCGCGGACGCCTGGGTGGTCTCCGACCTGGGCTGCGCCGTCGGCGGCGCGGGCGGGATCGGCTCGGGCCGGACGGCCGCCGGGGTCGAGCGGCGCGACCTGGTGCTCGGCGTCGGCGGGGCGTCCACCACGCTGGCCAACCTGACGGTGCGCCGCCCGGTGCGCGAGGTGCTGGACCTGGGCTCCGGTTCCGGCGTGCAGGCCCTGCACGCGGCCCGGCACGCCCAGCGGGTCACCGCGACCGACCTCAATCCGCGCGCCCTGCACTTCACCCGGCTGACCGCCGCGCTCTCCGGCTTCGAGCGGGTGGAGACCGCCGAGGGCAGCCTGTACGAGCCGGTCGGCGACCGCCGCTTCGACCTGATCGTCTCCAACCCGCCGTTCGTGATCTCCCCGGCCGGCCGGTTCACCTACCGGGACGGCGGGATGGCCGGCGACGAGCTGTGCCGCAGCGTGGTCCGCGGCGCGGCCGCCCACCTGGAGCCCGGCGGCTACTGCCAGCTGCTGGCGAACTGGCAGCACGTCAAGGGCGAGGACTGGCGCGACCGGCTGGCCGGCTGGGTGGCCGGCACCGGCCTGGACGCCTGGGTGGTGCAGCGCGAGGTGCAGGACGTCGCCCAGTACGCCGAGCTCTGGCTGCGCGACGGCGGCGACCACCGCGGCGAGGAGTACACCGCCCGGTACGAGGAGTGGCTGGACGGTTTCGAGGCGGCCGGCGTCGAGGCCGTCGGCTTCGGCTGGATCACCCTGCGGGCCTCCGGCGCGGCCGAGCCCGTGGTGCGGATCGAGGAGTGGCCGCACCCGGTCGAGCAGCCGCTCGGCCCGCACATCGAGGAGTGGTTCGCCCGGCAGGACTTCCTGCGCGCGCACGACGACGCCGGGCTGCTCGCCGCCCGCTACCTGCTCGCCGACGAGGTCGTCCAGGAGCAGATCGGCGACCCCGGCTCGGAGGACCCGGAGCACGTGGTCCTCCGGCACAACCGGGGAATGCGCCGGGCCACCAAGGTCGACACGGTCGGCGCGGGCTTCGTCGGCGTCTGCGACGGCACCCTCGCCGCCGGGGAGATCGTCGACGCGATCGCCCAGCTGCTCGGCGAGGACCCGGCCGAGCTGCGCGAACGGGTGCCCGAGTCGCTGAGGCTGCTCACCGAGCAGGGGTTCGTCGAGCCGGTGCGCTGA
- the topA gene encoding type I DNA topoisomerase: protein MSPSSETAHGKRLVIVESPAKAKTIKGYLGPGYIVEASVGHIRDLPGTAAEVPDEYTGEVRRLGVDVDHDFAPIYVVNPDKKSQVTKLKSLLKESDELFLATDEDREGEAIAWHLQEVLKPKVPVHRMVFHEITKDAIQEAVRNPRHLNKRLVDAQETRRILDRLYGYEVSPVLWKKVMPKLSAGRVQSVATRLVVERERERIAFTSASYWDLVGTFGTGRTAAGAADPESFGARLVSVDGKRVATGRDFGPDGRLKSAATTLHLDEQAARGLAAALQQTAFSVRSVESKPYRRSPYAPFRTTTLQQEASRKLGFGAKRTMQVAQKLYENGFITYMRTDSTTLSETAITAARAQVTQLYGADYLPSAPRTYASKVKNAQEAHEAIRPSGDRFRTPAETGLGGDDFRLYELIWMRTVASQMKDAVGQSVTVKVGGRAADGRDAEFSASGKIITFHGFLKAYVEGADDPNAELDDRERRLPQVAEGDPLAAERLTPEGHATKPPARYTEASLVKELEDREIGRPSTYASIIDTIINRKYVFKKGTALVPSFLSFAVVNLLEKHFGRLVDYDFTAKMEDDLDRIAAGQAESVPWLKRFYFGAGEAGGAVGGAADAGNGDGDHLGGLKELVTDLGAIDAREISSFPVGDGIVLRVGRYGPYVERPAPEGETGQRADVPEDLPPDELTVELAEELFAKPSGERELGTDPVSGNPLVAKAGRYGPYVTEVLPEGTPKTGKNAVKPRTASLFQSMDLDTVTLEDALKLLSLPRVVGADAEGNEITAQNGRYGPYLKRGTDSRSLTSEDQLLSITLEEALAIYAQPKQRGRAAAAAPLKELGNDPVSEKPVVVKDGRFGPYVTDGETNATLRKDDEVETITPERAFELLAEKRARGPVKKAAKKAPAKKAAVKKTAATKTAAKKTAAAKTTAAKKTATVKKTAAKKTAAVKSTAEAAPGGGSEES, encoded by the coding sequence GTGTCCCCGAGCAGCGAGACCGCGCACGGCAAGCGACTCGTCATCGTCGAGTCGCCGGCCAAGGCGAAGACGATCAAGGGCTACCTCGGCCCCGGCTACATCGTCGAGGCCAGTGTCGGTCACATCCGGGACCTGCCCGGTACGGCCGCCGAGGTCCCGGACGAGTACACCGGCGAGGTGCGCCGTCTCGGGGTCGACGTCGACCACGACTTCGCCCCGATCTACGTGGTGAACCCGGACAAGAAGTCCCAGGTCACCAAGTTGAAGTCGCTCCTGAAGGAGTCCGACGAACTCTTCCTCGCCACCGATGAGGACCGCGAGGGCGAGGCCATCGCGTGGCACCTGCAGGAAGTGCTCAAGCCCAAGGTGCCGGTGCACCGGATGGTCTTCCACGAGATCACCAAGGACGCGATCCAGGAGGCCGTGCGCAACCCGCGGCACCTGAACAAGCGCCTGGTCGACGCCCAGGAGACCCGCCGCATCCTGGACCGCCTCTACGGCTACGAGGTCTCCCCCGTGCTGTGGAAGAAGGTCATGCCGAAGCTCTCGGCGGGCCGCGTCCAGTCGGTGGCCACCCGCCTGGTGGTCGAGCGCGAGCGCGAGCGGATCGCCTTCACCTCGGCCTCGTACTGGGACCTGGTCGGCACCTTCGGCACCGGCCGCACCGCCGCCGGCGCGGCCGACCCGGAGTCGTTCGGCGCCCGGCTGGTCTCGGTCGACGGCAAGCGGGTCGCCACCGGCCGCGACTTCGGCCCGGACGGCCGGCTGAAGAGCGCCGCGACCACCCTGCACCTCGACGAGCAGGCCGCCCGCGGGCTGGCCGCCGCGCTGCAGCAGACCGCGTTCAGCGTCCGCAGCGTCGAGTCGAAGCCGTACCGCCGCTCCCCGTACGCGCCGTTCCGCACCACCACGCTGCAGCAGGAGGCCAGCCGCAAGCTGGGCTTCGGCGCGAAGCGGACCATGCAGGTGGCGCAGAAGCTGTACGAGAACGGCTTCATCACCTACATGCGCACCGACTCGACCACGCTGTCGGAGACCGCGATCACCGCGGCCCGCGCCCAGGTCACCCAGCTGTACGGGGCCGACTACCTGCCGTCCGCGCCGCGCACGTACGCCTCGAAGGTGAAGAACGCGCAGGAGGCGCACGAGGCGATCCGCCCGTCCGGGGACCGCTTCCGGACGCCCGCCGAGACCGGTCTGGGCGGCGACGACTTCCGGCTGTACGAGCTGATCTGGATGCGCACCGTCGCCTCCCAGATGAAGGACGCGGTCGGCCAGTCGGTGACCGTGAAGGTCGGCGGCCGGGCCGCCGACGGGCGGGACGCCGAGTTCTCCGCCTCCGGCAAGATCATCACCTTCCACGGCTTCCTGAAGGCGTACGTCGAGGGCGCCGACGACCCGAACGCCGAGCTGGACGACCGCGAGCGCCGGCTGCCGCAGGTCGCCGAGGGCGACCCGCTGGCCGCCGAGCGGCTCACCCCGGAGGGCCACGCCACCAAGCCGCCGGCCCGCTACACCGAGGCCTCGCTGGTCAAGGAGCTGGAGGACCGGGAGATCGGCCGCCCGTCCACCTACGCCTCGATCATCGACACGATCATCAACCGCAAGTACGTGTTCAAGAAGGGCACCGCCCTGGTGCCGTCCTTCCTGTCCTTCGCGGTGGTCAACCTGCTGGAGAAGCACTTCGGCCGGCTGGTCGACTACGACTTCACCGCGAAGATGGAGGACGACCTCGACCGGATCGCGGCCGGCCAGGCCGAGTCCGTGCCGTGGCTCAAGCGCTTCTACTTCGGCGCGGGCGAGGCGGGCGGCGCCGTCGGCGGTGCCGCGGACGCGGGCAACGGCGACGGGGACCACCTCGGCGGCCTGAAGGAGCTCGTCACCGACCTGGGCGCGATCGACGCCCGGGAGATCAGCTCCTTCCCGGTCGGCGACGGCATCGTGCTCCGGGTCGGCCGCTACGGCCCGTACGTCGAGCGCCCGGCGCCCGAGGGCGAGACCGGCCAGCGGGCCGACGTGCCCGAGGACCTGCCGCCGGACGAGCTGACCGTCGAACTGGCCGAGGAGCTGTTCGCCAAGCCCAGCGGCGAGCGCGAGCTCGGCACCGACCCGGTCAGCGGCAACCCGCTGGTCGCCAAGGCCGGCCGGTACGGCCCGTACGTCACCGAGGTGCTGCCCGAGGGCACCCCGAAGACCGGCAAGAACGCGGTCAAGCCGCGCACCGCCTCGCTGTTCCAGTCGATGGACCTGGACACCGTCACGCTGGAGGACGCGCTGAAGCTCCTCTCGCTGCCGCGGGTCGTCGGCGCGGACGCCGAGGGCAACGAGATCACCGCGCAGAACGGCCGCTACGGCCCGTACCTCAAGCGCGGCACCGACTCGCGCTCGCTCACCAGCGAGGACCAGCTGCTCTCCATCACCCTGGAGGAGGCGCTGGCCATCTACGCCCAGCCCAAGCAGCGCGGGCGGGCCGCCGCGGCCGCCCCGCTGAAGGAGCTCGGCAACGACCCGGTCAGCGAGAAGCCGGTGGTGGTCAAGGACGGCCGGTTCGGCCCGTACGTCACCGACGGGGAGACCAACGCGACGCTCCGCAAGGACGACGAGGTCGAGACCATCACCCCGGAGCGGGCGTTCGAGCTGCTGGCCGAGAAGCGGGCCCGCGGGCCGGTGAAGAAGGCCGCCAAGAAGGCGCCGGCGAAGAAGGCCGCGGTGAAGAAGACCGCCGCGACCAAGACGGCGGCGAAGAAGACGGCGGCCGCGAAGACCACCGCGGCGAAGAAGACCGCGACGGTGAAGAAGACCGCGGCGAAGAAGACGGCGGCGGTGAAGAGCACCGCCGAGGCCGCCCCGGGCGGCGGTTCCGAGGAGAGCTGA
- the tmk gene encoding dTMP kinase, giving the protein MTSEELPPTARAASPGLPEVAPAGTPGERARALLRLRPYRKLWTTQLLGGAADRLSVLVLVPLTVVAAVLGGQFGHGYRALALAVAALFAARLLATGLIGAALLGPGHALVGGRLDRRWSLLGADLFRALLIGLAPWWTVWSPGSATWLLLGTVFLAGAAERVWTIGKAAAVPGLLAVPEQQGPPSAAALDAVRTLDARTGWAALPLAAGGLVALTLVNNVLAAAGLEWLHTHQLTAAALGAAVLFAVNAGLLYLQELPAGASAAPRSPLQGLRAPTDATPGPSLKKGRTGAAPYFTFSIAAAYASMAGVAALGLLTAGGHLAGPIGYGLLVLAAAGAPAVGIRLSRATLPGLSRRRLLALGLVTSGVALILAGLVLDFVLVLLFTVLAGLAAGVVIATGRGLLAQEIEEIRLGKVTEHLYAVLRTVVGGALVGMPLLAAAYGEVSLGRVGRGHFTFIHDGAALAVSTAGLLTLVLAAVVLLKTDDQRGVVPFGRELAQAVRGRAEVAPHRAAGKGYFIALEGGDGAGKSTQAQALAEWIRAKGHEVVLTREPGGSPIGQRLRALVLDVGNTGLSHRAEALIYAADRAEHVENVIRPALERGAVVLTDRYMDSSIAYQGAGRDLAATEVARISRWATGGLVPDLTVVLDVDPTAARDRFTEALDRLESEPTEFHQRVRSGFLALAAADPARYLVVDGTQSAAAVTTAIRHRLDRELPLSDQEKAAKAEQERKAREEAARRAAEAEAARKAAEEAERKRLELLEQLRAEQAEKDRLAAEEKARAEAEAARKAAEAARIAAEAEAARRAEQDARRRAEEAARAEAAAEAAREAAAEEAARAEIARRRELQREEQRRRAEEALQRAEAARRAEEAALAAEAAAASATPGASAAVPAVEETAVLPKVAAETDAETTRELPRPVLDEQAAPAAPTAPAAAPAVDETAVLPKVEDGAGAADVEETAVLPAVDPTARVPKGLFRDEDDSARTRELRPRPDWAEETPLDDLPSLTDSLLGSREEWARWEAEPESGADGTDGSAQQDQQAQQPQRKGGWRRRKD; this is encoded by the coding sequence ATGACGAGCGAGGAGCTGCCCCCCACCGCACGCGCCGCCTCCCCGGGACTGCCCGAGGTGGCCCCGGCCGGGACGCCCGGTGAACGGGCCAGGGCGCTGCTGCGGCTGCGGCCCTACCGGAAGCTGTGGACCACCCAGCTGCTCGGCGGCGCCGCCGACCGGCTGTCCGTCCTGGTGCTGGTGCCGCTCACCGTGGTGGCCGCCGTGCTCGGCGGCCAGTTCGGACACGGCTACCGGGCGCTCGCGCTCGCCGTCGCCGCGCTGTTCGCGGCCCGGCTGCTGGCCACCGGCCTGATCGGCGCGGCCCTGCTCGGCCCGGGGCACGCGCTGGTCGGCGGCCGGCTCGACCGGCGCTGGAGCCTGCTCGGCGCCGACCTGTTCCGCGCCCTGCTGATCGGCCTGGCCCCCTGGTGGACGGTCTGGTCGCCCGGCTCGGCGACCTGGCTGCTGCTCGGCACGGTCTTCCTGGCGGGCGCCGCCGAACGGGTCTGGACGATCGGCAAGGCCGCCGCCGTCCCCGGCCTGCTGGCCGTGCCCGAACAGCAGGGACCGCCGTCCGCCGCCGCGCTGGACGCCGTCCGCACCCTGGACGCCCGCACCGGTTGGGCCGCGCTGCCGCTGGCCGCCGGCGGACTGGTCGCCCTCACCCTGGTCAACAACGTGCTCGCCGCGGCCGGCCTGGAGTGGCTGCACACCCACCAGCTCACCGCCGCCGCGCTCGGCGCCGCCGTGCTGTTCGCCGTCAACGCCGGGCTGCTGTACCTCCAGGAACTGCCCGCCGGGGCGAGCGCCGCGCCGCGCTCCCCGCTGCAGGGCCTGCGCGCGCCCACCGACGCGACGCCCGGCCCGTCCCTGAAGAAGGGTCGCACCGGCGCCGCCCCGTACTTCACCTTCTCGATCGCCGCCGCCTACGCCTCGATGGCCGGCGTCGCCGCGCTCGGCCTGCTCACCGCGGGCGGGCACCTGGCCGGGCCGATCGGCTACGGCCTGCTGGTGCTGGCCGCGGCCGGCGCCCCCGCGGTCGGCATCCGGCTCAGCCGGGCCACCCTGCCCGGGCTGTCCCGCCGCCGGCTGCTGGCGCTCGGCCTGGTCACCTCCGGGGTGGCGCTGATCCTGGCCGGCCTGGTCCTCGACTTCGTCCTGGTGCTGCTGTTCACCGTGCTGGCCGGCCTGGCCGCCGGCGTGGTCATCGCCACCGGGCGCGGGCTGCTCGCCCAGGAGATCGAGGAGATCCGGCTCGGCAAGGTCACCGAGCACCTGTACGCGGTGCTGCGGACCGTGGTCGGCGGCGCGCTGGTCGGCATGCCGCTGCTGGCCGCCGCGTACGGGGAGGTCTCGCTCGGCCGGGTCGGCCGCGGCCACTTCACCTTCATCCACGACGGCGCCGCGCTCGCCGTCTCCACCGCCGGGCTGCTGACCCTGGTGCTGGCCGCCGTCGTGCTGCTGAAGACCGACGACCAGCGCGGCGTCGTCCCGTTCGGCCGCGAGCTGGCCCAGGCCGTCCGCGGCCGGGCCGAGGTCGCGCCGCACCGGGCGGCCGGCAAGGGCTACTTCATCGCGCTGGAGGGCGGCGACGGCGCCGGCAAGTCCACCCAGGCGCAGGCGCTGGCCGAGTGGATCCGGGCCAAGGGCCACGAGGTCGTCCTCACCCGCGAGCCCGGCGGCTCCCCGATCGGGCAGCGGCTGCGCGCCCTCGTCCTGGACGTCGGCAACACCGGCCTCTCGCACCGGGCCGAGGCGCTGATCTACGCCGCCGACCGGGCCGAGCACGTCGAGAACGTGATCCGCCCGGCGCTGGAGCGCGGCGCGGTCGTCCTCACCGACCGGTACATGGACTCGTCCATCGCCTACCAGGGGGCCGGCCGCGACCTGGCCGCCACCGAGGTCGCCCGGATCTCCCGCTGGGCCACCGGCGGACTGGTCCCCGACCTGACCGTCGTGCTCGACGTCGACCCGACCGCCGCCCGGGACCGCTTCACCGAGGCGCTCGACCGCCTGGAGTCCGAGCCCACCGAGTTCCACCAGCGGGTCCGCTCCGGGTTCCTGGCGCTCGCCGCCGCCGACCCCGCCCGCTACCTGGTCGTCGACGGCACCCAGTCCGCCGCCGCCGTCACCACCGCGATCCGGCACCGGCTCGACCGCGAGCTGCCGCTCTCCGACCAGGAGAAGGCCGCCAAGGCCGAGCAGGAGCGCAAGGCCCGCGAGGAGGCCGCCCGGCGCGCCGCCGAAGCCGAAGCCGCCCGCAAGGCCGCCGAGGAGGCCGAGCGCAAGCGCCTCGAACTGCTGGAGCAGCTCCGCGCCGAACAGGCCGAGAAGGACCGGCTCGCCGCCGAGGAGAAGGCCCGCGCCGAAGCCGAGGCCGCCCGCAAGGCCGCCGAGGCCGCCCGGATCGCCGCCGAGGCGGAAGCCGCCCGGCGCGCCGAGCAGGACGCCAGGCGCCGCGCCGAGGAAGCCGCCCGCGCCGAGGCCGCGGCGGAGGCCGCCCGCGAGGCCGCCGCCGAGGAGGCCGCCCGGGCCGAGATCGCCCGCCGGCGCGAGCTCCAGCGCGAGGAGCAGCGGCGGCGCGCCGAGGAGGCGCTGCAGCGGGCGGAGGCGGCGCGGCGGGCCGAGGAGGCGGCGCTGGCGGCGGAGGCCGCGGCGGCTTCGGCGACTCCGGGGGCTTCGGCGGCTGTTCCGGCGGTCGAGGAGACCGCGGTGCTGCCGAAGGTCGCGGCGGAGACGGACGCGGAGACCACCCGGGAGCTGCCCAGGCCCGTGCTGGACGAGCAGGCGGCTCCGGCCGCGCCGACGGCCCCGGCGGCCGCTCCCGCCGTCGACGAGACCGCGGTGCTGCCGAAGGTCGAGGACGGCGCGGGCGCCGCGGACGTCGAGGAGACGGCCGTGCTGCCCGCGGTGGACCCGACCGCCCGGGTGCCGAAGGGGCTGTTCCGGGACGAGGACGACTCCGCGCGGACCCGCGAGCTGCGGCCCCGCCCGGACTGGGCGGAGGAGACGCCGCTCGACGACCTGCCCAGCCTGACCGACAGCCTGCTCGGCTCCCGCGAGGAGTGGGCCCGCTGGGAGGCGGAGCCCGAGAGCGGGGCGGACGGGACGGACGGGTCGGCGCAGCAGGACCAGCAGGCGCAGCAGCCGCAGCGGAAGGGCGGCTGGCGGCGCCGCAAGGACTAG
- the bldG gene encoding anti-sigma factor antagonist BldG — MDLSLSTRTVGDRTVVEVGGEIDVYTAPKLREQLVELVNDGNYHLVVDMEGVDFLDSTGLGVLVGGLKRVRAHEGSLRLVCNQERILKIFRITGLTKVFPIHNSVDEAVAATD, encoded by the coding sequence GTGGACCTGTCCCTGTCGACCCGTACTGTCGGCGATCGCACGGTCGTCGAGGTTGGCGGCGAGATCGATGTGTACACAGCCCCCAAGCTGCGCGAGCAGCTTGTCGAGCTCGTCAACGACGGCAACTACCACCTGGTCGTGGACATGGAGGGCGTCGACTTCCTCGACTCCACCGGCCTCGGCGTGCTGGTCGGCGGTCTGAAGCGGGTGCGTGCGCACGAGGGTTCGCTGCGCCTGGTGTGCAACCAGGAGCGCATCCTCAAGATCTTCCGGATCACCGGTCTGACCAAGGTGTTCCCGATCCACAACTCCGTGGACGAGGCCGTCGCCGCGACCGACTGA
- a CDS encoding DNA polymerase III subunit delta' → MSVWDDLVGQDRVVEQLQAAARAARASVLAGRGQAPAGNASLMTHAWLFTGPPGAGQVTAARAFAAALQCTSPDLDLGGVPGCGFCDGCHTVLSGSHADVKQVRTDGLSIGVGDMRDLVLRAASYPTGGRWSVILVDAAHRLTEAAANALLKGVEEPSPRTVWLLCAPSVQDVLPTIRSRCRLLVLRTPAAEAVADMLVRRDGVEPAAARVAALAGQGDIDRSRRLAVDEQARARRAEVLRIPLEVADLGGCLAAAQRLVDTAKADAEALAETQDARETEDLRAAYGAAEGGRAPRGMAGAVKELEKRQKSRATRTRRETLNVALGDLLGFYRDVLALQLGAGGALANDDQRPALQRVAGEGAAENTLRRIEAVLACRRALDRNVDPLLAVEAMTVALRAG, encoded by the coding sequence GTGAGTGTGTGGGACGACCTGGTCGGGCAGGACCGGGTGGTCGAGCAGTTGCAGGCGGCGGCGCGGGCGGCCCGGGCGAGCGTGCTGGCGGGGCGCGGCCAGGCTCCGGCCGGGAACGCCTCGCTGATGACGCACGCCTGGCTGTTCACCGGCCCGCCCGGCGCGGGCCAGGTGACGGCGGCGCGGGCGTTCGCGGCGGCGCTGCAGTGCACCAGCCCCGACCTCGACCTGGGCGGCGTCCCGGGCTGCGGGTTCTGCGACGGCTGCCACACCGTGCTGTCGGGCAGCCACGCGGACGTGAAGCAGGTCCGGACGGACGGCCTGTCGATCGGCGTCGGCGACATGCGCGACCTGGTGCTGCGGGCGGCCAGCTACCCGACCGGCGGCCGCTGGTCGGTGATCCTGGTGGACGCGGCGCACCGGCTGACCGAGGCGGCGGCGAACGCGCTGCTGAAGGGCGTCGAGGAGCCCTCGCCGCGGACGGTCTGGCTGCTGTGCGCGCCGTCCGTGCAGGACGTGCTGCCGACGATCCGCTCGCGCTGCCGGCTGCTGGTGCTGCGCACCCCCGCCGCGGAGGCGGTCGCCGACATGCTGGTGCGGCGCGACGGGGTGGAGCCGGCGGCGGCCCGGGTGGCGGCGCTGGCCGGGCAGGGCGACATCGACCGGTCGCGCCGCCTGGCCGTGGACGAGCAGGCCCGCGCGCGCCGGGCCGAGGTGCTGCGGATCCCGCTGGAGGTGGCCGACCTGGGCGGCTGCCTGGCGGCCGCCCAGCGGCTGGTGGACACCGCGAAGGCGGACGCCGAGGCGCTGGCCGAGACCCAGGACGCCCGGGAGACCGAGGACCTGCGGGCCGCGTACGGCGCGGCGGAGGGCGGCCGGGCGCCGCGCGGCATGGCCGGGGCGGTGAAGGAGCTGGAGAAGCGGCAGAAGAGCCGGGCCACCCGGACCCGCCGCGAGACGCTGAACGTGGCCCTGGGCGACCTGCTCGGCTTCTACCGGGACGTGCTGGCCCTGCAGCTCGGCGCGGGCGGCGCGCTGGCCAACGACGACCAGCGGCCGGCCCTGCAGCGGGTGGCCGGCGAGGGCGCGGCGGAGAACACGCTGCGCCGGATCGAGGCGGTGCTGGCCTGCCGCCGCGCGCTGGACCGGAACGTGGACCCGCTGCTGGCGGTCGAGGCGATGACGGTGGCGCTGCGGGCGGGCTGA